One Fuerstiella marisgermanici DNA window includes the following coding sequences:
- a CDS encoding ISAs1 family transposase, which produces MSTVELAVTQELTGNIVHYFDQLKDPRSNINRLHLLGDVIVIAICGVLANADGPSAIAEWARLNADGLQKHLALPHGIPKKDTYRRVLSLLKPNDFQACFVQWIESLEGLSDEQKEGYRKQIAIDGKALRRSHDKKNGLGALFIVSAWASDQGISLGQVATEEKSNEITAIPKLLNEINIDEAIITIDAAGCQKNIAQQIVSGNADYVLALKGNQPKLYEVVQKFFLDHLEDDFARCPVSRYEETEKGHGRQEQRIYYQATVPVDFDVGHKWAGLKTIGTAIRMYEQDGIHHSDVRYYISSLRRKGELFATTVRGHWAIENTLHWSLDMTYREDESRVRNRIFANNLSWLRRLTLSLIKKHPGKQSNVMKRRMAGWNIDYLMQILTGKTT; this is translated from the coding sequence ATGTCGACAGTTGAACTGGCGGTCACCCAGGAGCTGACAGGAAACATTGTTCATTACTTTGATCAATTGAAAGACCCGCGTTCCAACATCAATCGTCTGCATCTGCTTGGTGATGTGATTGTGATCGCCATTTGCGGAGTGCTGGCCAACGCCGACGGCCCCAGTGCGATTGCGGAATGGGCGCGACTGAATGCCGATGGCCTGCAGAAACACCTGGCACTTCCGCATGGCATTCCGAAAAAAGATACGTACCGGCGCGTCCTTTCTCTCCTGAAGCCGAACGACTTTCAAGCGTGCTTCGTGCAATGGATTGAATCGCTGGAAGGACTTTCCGACGAACAGAAAGAAGGCTACAGAAAACAGATTGCGATTGATGGCAAAGCACTCCGTCGATCACATGACAAAAAGAATGGGCTGGGTGCGTTGTTCATCGTGAGTGCGTGGGCTTCTGATCAGGGGATTTCTCTGGGACAGGTGGCGACGGAAGAGAAGTCGAACGAGATCACCGCGATCCCGAAATTACTGAACGAAATCAATATCGATGAGGCGATCATTACGATTGACGCAGCGGGTTGTCAAAAAAACATTGCGCAGCAGATCGTGTCTGGCAATGCAGACTATGTGTTAGCCCTGAAAGGCAACCAACCGAAACTCTATGAGGTCGTGCAGAAGTTTTTTCTCGATCACCTGGAGGATGACTTCGCTCGCTGTCCCGTCAGTCGCTATGAAGAAACAGAGAAGGGACACGGTCGGCAGGAACAGAGAATCTACTATCAGGCGACCGTGCCTGTCGATTTTGACGTGGGCCACAAATGGGCCGGACTCAAGACCATCGGAACGGCGATCCGAATGTACGAGCAGGACGGCATTCATCATTCTGACGTTCGCTACTACATCAGCAGTCTGCGTCGCAAAGGCGAGCTGTTCGCAACAACGGTTCGTGGTCACTGGGCCATAGAAAACACGCTGCACTGGAGTCTCGACATGACCTACCGCGAGGATGAGAGTCGAGTCCGAAACCGAATCTTCGCGAACAATTTGTCATGGCTCAGACGACTCACACTCAGCCTCATCAAGAAACATCCTGGCAAACAAAGCAACGTCATGAAAAGAAGAATGGCCGGATGGAACATTGACTATTTGATGCAAATCCTTACCGGCAAAACAACTTAG
- a CDS encoding choice-of-anchor Q domain-containing protein — protein MFANSASEHGAGIYNSDVLLLTNSTIAANETVGSGGGIHNEGSGQATLTNTIVAGNRRGSIADDIGNSVGSLSSFNLIGDSTTSGGLSDGLNGNIVGVDWKTVLVNNGVVPLLRDNGGLTRTIAVLAGGPAIDAGSDAKAVDSNGNPLTTDQRGAGFGRVLAEEPGGTPVVDIGAFEFEPARFIVAIAEDTISEDSGTSTVTVTRSSDTAGQIVMTLSSSDTGEATVPETVVIPAGQSSATATLTGVPDDLADSTQTVTITATALGYATGIDTVDVSNVDAAFLSVAIGDSSIREDSGTTTVTIFRNSEATDELTVTLFSSDYGEATLPATVTIPAGQNSAVATITGVKDSLVDSTQVITITATAEAHASGQGSLSVVDVDIPALTLIIDQDSITEDSGSTIATISRNTSTAAQLVVTLTSSDPGEAITTATITIPAGQATTEFTISGVADSIVDGTETVTITAMAEAHEQQSDTVDVVNTDVPALFVEIAAESVTENFVGTHLTVVRNFDTTTDLVVSLSSSDPGEATVPGTVTIRAGNTSALAVLTGVLDYVFDETQTVTITASADGYTMGSDTIQVTNVDPPPDISGDVDGDGDFDANDSFLMHLVKLSGTDTQIDQVRGNSPRAAADIRSYIANLNTIADVDGDEDFDGNDSFLILLIKLSGTHAQIEQSKGASVLAAQQISWSIRVLFG, from the coding sequence GTGTTTGCGAACTCGGCATCCGAGCACGGGGCCGGTATTTACAACTCCGACGTATTGTTGCTGACCAACAGCACGATTGCAGCGAATGAAACCGTTGGCAGCGGTGGAGGGATCCACAATGAAGGATCGGGACAAGCCACACTGACGAACACGATTGTTGCCGGCAATCGAAGAGGCAGCATTGCGGACGACATCGGTAATTCTGTGGGCAGCCTGTCATCGTTTAATCTTATCGGCGACTCGACCACATCGGGGGGTTTAAGCGATGGCTTGAACGGCAACATCGTCGGTGTTGATTGGAAAACCGTGTTGGTCAACAACGGTGTGGTTCCACTTCTACGAGACAATGGTGGTCTTACGAGAACAATTGCTGTGCTGGCTGGTGGCCCGGCTATTGATGCCGGTAGCGACGCAAAGGCTGTGGACTCAAACGGCAATCCCTTAACAACAGATCAGCGAGGTGCCGGCTTTGGCCGAGTCTTGGCGGAAGAACCGGGTGGTACACCAGTTGTTGATATCGGTGCTTTCGAATTTGAGCCTGCCAGATTCATTGTTGCCATCGCCGAAGATACCATTAGCGAGGACTCGGGCACCTCAACTGTGACGGTGACTCGCAGTTCAGATACCGCGGGTCAAATCGTGATGACTTTGTCCAGCAGTGATACCGGGGAGGCAACGGTACCAGAAACCGTTGTTATACCTGCCGGGCAGTCGTCAGCAACAGCTACGTTGACGGGGGTGCCCGACGACCTCGCTGATTCGACCCAGACTGTCACGATAACCGCCACCGCCCTCGGCTATGCAACAGGTATCGACACAGTGGATGTTTCCAACGTCGACGCAGCCTTCTTGTCGGTAGCAATCGGCGATAGTTCGATTCGAGAAGACTCCGGCACGACAACCGTCACGATCTTTCGCAACTCAGAAGCGACAGACGAACTTACCGTGACACTCTTCAGCAGCGATTACGGTGAAGCCACACTTCCGGCAACTGTGACTATTCCAGCAGGGCAAAATTCTGCGGTGGCAACTATTACCGGAGTGAAGGATTCGCTTGTCGATTCGACGCAGGTGATCACCATCACGGCCACTGCAGAGGCTCACGCTTCCGGACAAGGTTCGCTTAGTGTCGTGGATGTGGACATCCCTGCGTTGACTCTCATCATCGACCAGGATTCGATCACAGAAGATTCCGGATCGACTATAGCGACGATTTCTCGCAATACTTCGACGGCTGCTCAGCTTGTCGTTACGTTGACGAGCAGCGATCCGGGCGAAGCGATCACTACGGCGACAATCACAATTCCGGCTGGACAAGCTACAACGGAGTTCACCATTTCCGGAGTTGCTGACTCGATCGTCGATGGCACGGAAACGGTTACCATTACAGCAATGGCCGAAGCCCACGAGCAACAGAGTGACACGGTCGATGTTGTCAACACGGACGTGCCCGCACTTTTTGTGGAAATTGCCGCCGAATCGGTTACTGAGAACTTCGTGGGGACCCACCTGACCGTGGTTCGCAACTTCGACACGACCACTGATCTTGTTGTGTCGCTCTCAAGCAGCGACCCTGGCGAAGCCACTGTACCCGGGACCGTGACGATTCGCGCTGGAAACACGTCAGCTCTCGCAGTGCTAACCGGTGTGCTGGACTATGTCTTCGACGAGACTCAGACCGTGACAATTACCGCCAGTGCGGACGGGTACACCATGGGATCTGACACCATTCAGGTAACAAACGTCGATCCGCCGCCAGACATCTCTGGTGACGTGGACGGCGATGGAGACTTTGACGCCAACGATTCTTTTCTAATGCATCTGGTGAAATTATCCGGAACAGACACTCAAATCGATCAGGTCCGTGGCAACAGTCCGCGTGCCGCTGCTGACATTCGTTCCTACATTGCCAACTTGAACACGATCGCAGACGTCGATGGCGACGAAGACTTCGATGGGAATGATTCTTTCCTGATCCTTCTGATCAAATTGTCGGGCACGCACGCCCAAATCGAACAGTCGAAGGGAGCAAGCGTTCTTGCAGCACAGCAAATTAGTTGGTCCATCCGGGTTCTTTTTGGGTGA
- a CDS encoding ISL3 family transposase, producing the protein MQGTDFYEQILGLTGPWFVADVQLDMEAQQVDVFVEHGEGETFCCPDCDRQLPCYDHTKSRKWRHLDTMQFATILHARTPRVKCPDHGVKQIRLPWAEKNSRFSLFFERFAIDVLLATQTVKGACSILGISWDESWHILQKAVARGKDRKQSKNLPRIGIDEKAFRKRHNYVTLIYDLDKSTVEAISDGHDTAAADACFDQLSDSEKQSVEAVAMDMSAAYVKSTKGNIALAEQKIVHDRFHIMKLATEAVDKVRRSEQKKLRAEGDDRLTGTRYLWLSGQENLSEKQQERFDAVWKAELLTGKAWAYKEMLRDLWVHDTPAEATTFFNDWYKRVIHTKLEPMKKVARTIKERLANVVSYCTHGITNAVAEGMNSKIMAIKRRVGGYRNRDNFKTAILFYCGGLDLYPQ; encoded by the coding sequence ATGCAGGGAACAGACTTTTACGAACAGATTTTGGGACTGACGGGGCCGTGGTTTGTGGCGGACGTTCAGCTGGATATGGAAGCTCAACAGGTCGACGTTTTCGTCGAACATGGCGAGGGCGAAACTTTTTGCTGTCCGGATTGCGACAGGCAGCTGCCGTGCTATGACCACACGAAGTCTCGCAAATGGCGGCATCTGGACACGATGCAATTTGCGACCATCCTTCATGCCCGCACGCCTCGCGTGAAGTGCCCGGATCATGGCGTCAAACAGATCAGGCTTCCCTGGGCGGAAAAGAACAGCCGCTTCTCATTGTTCTTTGAACGCTTCGCCATCGACGTTCTTCTGGCCACACAAACCGTGAAAGGGGCGTGCAGCATTCTGGGGATCTCATGGGATGAATCGTGGCACATTCTGCAGAAGGCGGTGGCTCGCGGGAAGGATCGCAAACAATCGAAGAACCTCCCTCGAATCGGCATCGACGAGAAAGCCTTTCGAAAACGACACAACTACGTCACGCTGATCTATGACTTGGACAAGAGCACTGTCGAAGCGATTTCCGATGGTCATGACACGGCAGCCGCTGATGCCTGTTTCGATCAGCTTTCCGACAGTGAAAAGCAGTCTGTGGAGGCGGTTGCGATGGACATGAGTGCCGCATACGTCAAGAGCACCAAAGGCAACATTGCATTGGCCGAACAGAAGATTGTGCACGACCGCTTTCACATCATGAAGCTGGCAACCGAAGCCGTCGACAAGGTCCGTCGGTCGGAGCAGAAGAAGCTTCGCGCCGAAGGCGATGATCGATTGACGGGAACTCGTTATCTGTGGCTTTCGGGCCAGGAGAATCTCAGCGAGAAACAGCAGGAACGCTTCGATGCCGTGTGGAAGGCGGAGTTGCTCACGGGCAAAGCGTGGGCCTACAAGGAAATGCTGCGAGACCTCTGGGTTCATGACACTCCGGCAGAGGCCACGACGTTCTTCAATGACTGGTACAAGCGAGTCATCCACACAAAGCTGGAGCCAATGAAGAAAGTCGCTCGCACGATCAAAGAACGCTTAGCCAATGTGGTGAGCTACTGCACTCACGGAATCACAAACGCCGTCGCCGAAGGAATGAACAGCAAAATCATGGCCATCAAACGAAGAGTCGGCGGATACCGAAACCGCGACAACTTCAAAACCGCCATCCTCTTCTACTGCGGAGGACTCGACCTCTACCCACAATAA
- the hisF gene encoding imidazole glycerol phosphate synthase subunit HisF: MLAKRIIPCLDVHAGRVVKGVNFVNLQDAGDPVEIAQKYEQQGADELVFLDITASHEERDIILDVVERTSEVVFMPLTVGGGIRTVDDIRRLLKAGCDKVSINSAAVTSPEFVSEAALKFGSQCIVVNIDPKRVQKDGREFWDVHINGGRLPTGLEAVAWAQEVERLGAGEIVLTCMDADGTKDGYDLEITRAVADAVSIPVVASGGAGSPAHLCDAVTKGGASAALAASIFHYGEYTIEQTKRYMADKGVPVRL; encoded by the coding sequence ATGCTGGCAAAGCGTATCATCCCCTGCCTTGACGTTCACGCGGGGCGCGTCGTGAAGGGCGTGAATTTCGTCAATCTGCAGGACGCCGGCGATCCCGTTGAGATCGCTCAGAAGTACGAACAGCAGGGTGCCGACGAATTAGTCTTTTTAGACATCACCGCCAGCCACGAAGAACGCGACATCATTCTGGACGTGGTTGAACGCACGTCTGAGGTGGTTTTTATGCCGCTGACGGTTGGCGGCGGCATTCGCACGGTCGACGACATTCGCCGGTTGTTGAAGGCGGGCTGCGATAAAGTTTCGATCAATTCTGCAGCGGTGACTTCGCCGGAATTCGTCAGCGAAGCAGCTCTGAAGTTTGGCAGCCAGTGCATTGTCGTCAACATCGATCCCAAGCGAGTTCAAAAAGATGGCCGGGAATTCTGGGACGTCCACATCAATGGTGGTCGGCTGCCGACCGGACTGGAAGCCGTCGCGTGGGCTCAGGAAGTGGAACGCTTAGGCGCCGGTGAAATTGTCTTAACGTGCATGGATGCAGACGGAACCAAAGACGGCTACGATCTGGAGATCACTCGAGCCGTGGCGGATGCGGTGTCGATACCTGTGGTGGCCAGCGGCGGAGCAGGTTCGCCCGCTCACCTGTGCGACGCCGTCACCAAAGGTGGTGCCAGCGCGGCATTAGCGGCCAGTATTTTTCACTACGGCGAATACACGATCGAGCAAACAAAGCGATACATGGCAGACAAGGGCGTGCCGGTGCGGTTGTAG
- a CDS encoding type IV pilus twitching motility protein PilT: MVQARDWVKSTFDANADIEINKIFRMAVKMNCSDIHLQAGRPPIFRIRGHLTPLDMAPLSESALIKLCFPMMDQRNLDIFHHDGGADFSKVVEYQDEPWRFRVNLLTQLGKVGMVARKIERSIPPFEGLYLPAQMEELCKFDQGMVLLAGVTGSGKSTTIASMLDWINHNMNKHILTIEDPIEFVYTSDQCLINQREIGQDVIDFHVAMKHAVREDPDIMLVGEMRDKETFETAIHAAETGHLVFGTIHASSAPGTVPRIIDLFPADMHAAIRAAIGMSMKAIVGQKLLKTIVDTPGRVPIIEIMLFNPTVTKLVMENEDEKLPGAIRIGRDEGMQLFNDSLYDFVTREFISREAAFEISPNVEELKMRLKGIEVKGPSIL, from the coding sequence ATGGTACAGGCACGAGACTGGGTTAAATCCACCTTCGACGCGAATGCGGATATCGAGATAAATAAGATCTTTCGCATGGCCGTTAAGATGAACTGCTCAGACATTCATCTGCAGGCCGGTCGCCCGCCCATCTTTCGTATTCGAGGGCACCTGACGCCGCTGGACATGGCGCCGCTTAGTGAAAGCGCGTTGATCAAGTTGTGCTTTCCGATGATGGACCAGCGTAACCTCGACATCTTTCATCACGATGGCGGTGCTGACTTTTCGAAGGTCGTGGAATATCAGGATGAGCCGTGGCGGTTTCGAGTCAACCTCCTCACGCAGCTCGGCAAAGTCGGCATGGTGGCTCGAAAAATTGAACGCTCGATTCCGCCCTTCGAGGGGCTGTATCTGCCGGCACAAATGGAAGAACTCTGCAAGTTCGACCAGGGCATGGTGCTGCTGGCTGGTGTGACGGGTTCCGGAAAAAGTACGACCATTGCGTCGATGCTGGACTGGATCAATCACAACATGAACAAGCACATTCTGACCATCGAAGACCCGATCGAATTTGTTTATACGTCTGACCAGTGCCTGATCAATCAGCGCGAAATCGGCCAGGACGTGATCGACTTCCATGTGGCTATGAAGCACGCGGTTCGAGAAGACCCGGACATCATGCTGGTGGGCGAAATGCGTGACAAAGAAACTTTCGAAACCGCGATTCATGCGGCCGAAACCGGGCACCTTGTGTTCGGAACGATTCACGCTTCCAGCGCACCCGGCACGGTTCCTCGTATCATCGACCTGTTCCCGGCCGACATGCACGCTGCGATTCGAGCCGCCATTGGCATGAGCATGAAAGCGATCGTTGGTCAGAAGCTGCTGAAAACGATCGTGGACACGCCGGGACGAGTCCCCATCATTGAAATCATGCTGTTCAACCCAACAGTGACCAAGCTGGTGATGGAAAACGAAGACGAAAAACTGCCGGGTGCCATCCGCATTGGTCGCGATGAAGGCATGCAATTGTTTAACGACAGCCTCTACGACTTTGTGACTCGCGAATTCATCAGCCGCGAAGCCGCGTTCGAAATTTCACCGAACGTTGAAGAACTCAAAATGCGACTGAAGGGCATCGAGGTCAAAGGGCCATCGATTCTGTAG
- a CDS encoding IS3 family transposase yields MQEKFDVSERHACRTVGQHRSVHRREPVVRDDEAALVKRMLELVREHPRFGYRRICRLLRREEFVVNRKRMYRLWRREGLKVCRRTKKRRGTGGSKNACHVHRSRGKNDVWAWDFVFDYTTNGTQLKWLTVVDEFTRECVALKVSRSIKADDVIDTLCELIAARGVPNHIRSDNGPEFIAKAIGKWLKQTGVSALYVEPGSPWQNGYSESFNSKLRDEFLNVEEFESVRDAVQMTKEFQRQYNEVRPHSALDYQTPNEFAAMQPSVRARQTGAAPTTFAITST; encoded by the coding sequence GTGCAGGAGAAGTTCGACGTTTCGGAACGTCACGCGTGCCGAACGGTTGGTCAGCATCGTTCGGTTCATCGTCGTGAACCCGTTGTTCGCGATGATGAGGCGGCGTTGGTGAAGCGAATGCTGGAGCTGGTTCGTGAGCATCCGCGATTTGGTTATCGGCGTATCTGTCGTCTTCTTCGTCGCGAAGAATTCGTGGTGAACAGGAAGCGAATGTATCGCCTTTGGCGTCGTGAAGGCCTGAAGGTCTGTCGACGAACGAAGAAGCGGCGTGGCACTGGCGGCAGTAAAAACGCTTGTCATGTTCACCGATCGCGGGGAAAAAACGACGTATGGGCGTGGGATTTTGTGTTTGACTACACAACGAATGGAACTCAGTTGAAGTGGCTGACCGTTGTTGACGAATTCACTCGGGAGTGCGTTGCGTTGAAAGTTTCTCGCAGTATCAAAGCCGACGACGTAATCGACACGTTGTGTGAATTGATCGCTGCTCGCGGTGTGCCGAACCACATTCGCAGCGACAACGGCCCAGAGTTTATCGCGAAGGCGATTGGCAAGTGGCTGAAACAAACAGGCGTCTCGGCGCTGTACGTCGAGCCGGGATCGCCGTGGCAGAACGGGTATTCCGAGAGTTTCAATTCGAAGCTTCGCGATGAATTTCTGAACGTGGAAGAGTTTGAAAGTGTTCGCGATGCCGTACAGATGACGAAGGAATTTCAACGTCAGTACAACGAAGTTCGTCCGCACAGCGCGTTGGACTACCAGACACCGAATGAGTTCGCGGCGATGCAGCCTTCGGTTCGAGCTCGACAGACGGGAGCCGCCCCGACCACCTTCGCCATCACCTCGACCTGA
- a CDS encoding transposase, whose amino-acid sequence MSKKRKRHTPEQIVRKLRDADAMLTSGKSLGEVVQSLAVSEATYHRWRQQYGGMKAEEAKRLKELEVENARLKKLLAEAELDKAMLKEIAEGNF is encoded by the coding sequence ATGTCGAAGAAACGTAAACGTCACACTCCGGAACAGATTGTTCGGAAGCTTCGTGATGCGGATGCGATGCTGACGAGCGGCAAGTCGCTCGGTGAGGTTGTTCAATCGCTGGCTGTCAGTGAAGCGACGTATCATCGCTGGCGTCAGCAGTACGGCGGGATGAAGGCCGAGGAAGCAAAGCGTCTGAAGGAACTGGAAGTTGAGAACGCTCGGCTTAAGAAGCTGCTTGCGGAAGCGGAACTCGACAAGGCAATGCTGAAGGAGATCGCGGAGGGAAACTTCTGA
- a CDS encoding DUF1501 domain-containing protein: MSLHSLNRREHLYGLGAGLGSVAFTSLLAESAAAAREARSAHFPNAKAKHCIFLYMEGGPSHIDTFDPKPMLDKLHLKEFNRSGEEQSAMSSGKRYYVKSPFDFVKHGDSGADMCELWKHLSTVADDLCFYRGCQVESVNHPTANYQVNTGNRFGGDPAIGSWVNYGLGTENKDLPGFIVLPELAHPQGGAANWSNGFLPTALQGTPLRPKGSPILDIHPRKEITREHQRKTLDFMGHLNKQHATRHPQHDALAARMQSYELAFRMQTQVPEIVNISGESKQTLDMYGVDEEPTDNFGRRCLLARKLVEKGVRFVQLYASTWDSHDYIEKAHGSLIPTVDKPIAALIKDLKARGMLDETLIVWMGEFGRTPDNGVRGGGVAYGRDHNPDAMSIWMAGGGCNAGHTIGATDEIGAKAVADVHHVRDFHVTLLRLLGLDDNKLSYYHAGRFKQLSQFGGKVIDKLIG; encoded by the coding sequence ATGTCATTGCATTCTCTGAATCGTCGCGAGCACCTTTATGGATTGGGTGCGGGGCTTGGCAGCGTTGCGTTTACTTCGTTGTTGGCGGAATCCGCAGCAGCGGCGAGGGAAGCACGTTCCGCCCATTTTCCGAACGCCAAAGCGAAGCACTGTATCTTTCTGTACATGGAAGGCGGTCCGTCGCACATCGATACCTTCGACCCGAAGCCGATGCTGGACAAGCTGCATCTGAAGGAATTCAATCGCAGCGGCGAAGAGCAATCGGCGATGTCCAGCGGAAAACGCTACTACGTCAAATCGCCGTTCGACTTTGTAAAGCACGGCGATTCCGGCGCGGATATGTGCGAACTGTGGAAACATCTTTCTACGGTGGCGGACGATCTGTGTTTTTACCGTGGCTGTCAGGTGGAATCGGTCAATCACCCGACCGCCAATTATCAGGTCAACACGGGCAACCGCTTCGGCGGAGATCCGGCGATTGGTTCGTGGGTCAACTACGGCTTGGGCACGGAAAATAAAGACCTGCCCGGTTTTATCGTGCTGCCCGAACTGGCTCATCCACAGGGCGGCGCGGCTAACTGGTCGAACGGCTTTCTACCCACCGCGCTGCAGGGGACTCCGTTAAGGCCCAAAGGTTCGCCCATTCTGGATATTCATCCTCGCAAAGAAATCACGCGAGAACACCAACGCAAGACGCTCGACTTCATGGGGCATCTGAACAAGCAGCACGCGACACGTCATCCGCAGCACGACGCGCTGGCCGCGCGGATGCAGAGTTATGAACTGGCCTTCCGGATGCAGACACAGGTCCCGGAGATCGTGAATATCAGTGGCGAATCGAAGCAGACGCTCGACATGTACGGGGTCGACGAGGAACCAACCGATAATTTCGGCCGTCGCTGCTTGCTGGCTCGCAAGCTGGTGGAGAAAGGGGTTCGCTTCGTGCAGCTTTACGCCAGCACGTGGGATTCACACGACTATATTGAGAAGGCTCATGGCAGCCTGATCCCAACCGTCGACAAGCCGATCGCCGCGTTAATCAAAGACCTGAAGGCACGCGGGATGCTGGATGAAACGTTGATTGTCTGGATGGGCGAATTCGGTCGCACGCCGGACAATGGCGTGCGAGGCGGCGGCGTGGCTTACGGTCGCGACCACAACCCGGATGCCATGTCCATCTGGATGGCGGGCGGCGGTTGCAATGCTGGTCACACCATCGGTGCGACTGATGAGATCGGTGCGAAAGCCGTCGCCGACGTGCACCACGTTCGCGACTTTCACGTCACACTGCTGCGGCTGCTTGGTCTGGACGACAACAAGCTAAGCTACTACCACGCCGGCCGCTTCAAGCAGTTAAGCCAGTTCGGCGGCAAGGTGATAGACAAGCTGATAGGGTAG
- a CDS encoding IS66 family transposase codes for MDTDVSQIIAVEVKQLVLSLQREVAELRDENRRLRDRIEELEGKNPTERLDEAFSVTAEERRRAETGRRKGRKKQSSARRGRRTTEQKADNAERRELILPEGYNVAECRFVRERFVWRVINGQAVQVVYEIYHGPNGEKSEIPGVWPRSEFGIEVHIALARIVTITGLSIDKTCALIEFFWNLPLGKSQADALLNQLARRWEQEFESLCDLMAFSAIVHADETSWSINSVWAFLSEKARVLIFGCRKDGDTLAQILSKELFGGVLVSDDAAVYRGFSHAQKCWAHLLRKAIRLTLLKPDNEEYQRLLDGLLEIFYAAKRHAADGRLGDAGRAAKVDELDNTLAALLVRYCAEDSDVRAADFGKDFDNLVSELIRLMTEEELFCFVTSPAAPATNNEAERSLRGAAMDRRTGRTSKTSKGARRRSILTSVLESLNLHLKTPTLSSVVAEVMTWQQDGFSLFDRLKLEVGLTSAPPGQSRLSKLVPAN; via the coding sequence ATGGACACGGATGTCAGTCAGATCATCGCTGTGGAAGTGAAGCAGCTTGTGCTTAGCCTGCAGCGTGAGGTTGCGGAGCTGCGGGACGAGAACCGGCGGCTGCGTGATCGGATTGAAGAGCTCGAAGGTAAGAACCCCACAGAGCGACTCGACGAGGCGTTTTCGGTGACGGCGGAAGAGAGACGCCGCGCTGAAACGGGCCGCCGAAAAGGTCGCAAAAAACAATCCTCGGCGCGTCGCGGTCGTCGCACAACCGAGCAGAAAGCGGACAACGCCGAACGACGCGAACTCATTCTGCCGGAAGGTTACAACGTCGCAGAGTGCCGTTTCGTTCGGGAACGTTTCGTCTGGAGAGTGATCAACGGCCAAGCCGTGCAGGTCGTCTATGAAATCTATCACGGCCCCAACGGCGAGAAATCCGAAATTCCGGGCGTGTGGCCGCGGTCCGAATTCGGCATTGAAGTTCATATCGCGCTGGCTCGCATTGTGACCATCACGGGACTGTCGATCGACAAGACGTGTGCATTGATTGAATTCTTCTGGAATCTGCCGCTCGGCAAATCCCAGGCGGACGCTCTGTTGAATCAACTGGCACGGCGTTGGGAACAGGAATTCGAATCTCTGTGTGACCTGATGGCGTTCAGTGCGATTGTGCATGCAGACGAAACCAGTTGGAGTATCAACAGCGTGTGGGCTTTTTTGTCGGAGAAGGCGCGCGTGCTGATCTTCGGATGCCGCAAAGACGGCGACACACTGGCTCAGATCCTGTCGAAAGAATTGTTTGGAGGCGTGCTTGTTTCGGACGATGCGGCCGTGTACCGAGGTTTCAGTCACGCACAGAAATGCTGGGCTCACCTGCTGCGGAAGGCCATCCGTCTGACGCTGCTGAAGCCGGACAACGAAGAGTACCAGCGACTGCTCGACGGCCTGCTGGAAATTTTCTACGCGGCCAAACGCCACGCCGCCGATGGTCGTCTTGGCGATGCCGGTCGTGCGGCGAAGGTCGATGAACTTGATAACACGCTGGCGGCTCTGCTGGTGCGTTACTGCGCCGAGGATTCCGATGTTCGGGCGGCCGACTTCGGCAAGGATTTTGACAACCTGGTCTCAGAACTGATTCGGCTGATGACGGAAGAGGAGTTGTTTTGTTTTGTGACAAGCCCGGCCGCGCCAGCAACGAACAACGAAGCGGAACGCAGTCTTCGCGGCGCGGCCATGGACCGTCGCACAGGTCGAACGAGCAAAACATCGAAGGGAGCCCGTCGCCGCAGCATTCTTACAAGCGTCCTGGAATCGCTGAATCTCCATCTGAAAACACCAACGCTCAGTTCCGTGGTGGCCGAGGTCATGACGTGGCAGCAGGATGGATTCAGTCTGTTTGATCGACTGAAACTTGAAGTCGGCCTGACCTCCGCGCCGCCCGGTCAGTCGCGACTGTCCAAACTCGTCCCCGCCAACTGA